The proteins below are encoded in one region of Nitrosomonas ureae:
- a CDS encoding phosphoglycolate phosphatase, producing the protein MNHSSSSHTASANKTAFPIAIKVIMIDLDGTLLDTAEDLALAANLMLKDLGMPEQSTATIRSYIGKGIQKLVKRTLTGQLDAEPDAALFAKALPIYEQHYANNLSINTRPYAGVVEGIQLMQQAGYKLACITNKAEAFTLPLLHATGLFNKFEIVLSGDSLPKKKPDPMPLTHICKYFDAQPHEALLIGDSLNDAIAGRAAGCHVFCVPYGYNEGRDVYELDCDAIVDTLVDATKLIKSIA; encoded by the coding sequence ATGAATCATAGTTCCTCTAGTCACACGGCTTCAGCTAACAAAACAGCATTCCCGATAGCGATCAAGGTCATCATGATCGATCTGGACGGCACATTGCTCGACACCGCTGAAGACCTCGCCTTAGCCGCAAACCTGATGTTGAAGGATCTGGGCATGCCAGAACAATCGACAGCAACAATTCGCTCCTATATCGGCAAAGGCATACAGAAATTGGTCAAACGCACCTTAACCGGGCAACTGGATGCAGAACCCGATGCCGCTTTGTTCGCCAAAGCATTGCCGATTTACGAGCAGCATTACGCCAACAATTTAAGCATCAATACGCGCCCCTATGCCGGCGTGGTTGAGGGCATACAACTCATGCAGCAAGCGGGCTACAAATTGGCCTGCATCACCAACAAAGCTGAAGCATTTACCCTGCCACTGCTGCATGCGACAGGGCTATTTAACAAATTCGAGATCGTACTGTCGGGCGACAGTCTACCCAAGAAAAAGCCCGATCCTATGCCGCTCACGCATATTTGCAAATACTTCGATGCGCAACCGCATGAAGCACTACTGATCGGCGATTCGCTGAATGACGCCATCGCCGGCCGGGCGGCCGGTTGCCATGTATTCTGTGTACCGTATGGTTACAACGAAGGGCGCGATGTATACGAACTGGATTGCGATGCCATCGTTGATACCTTGGTGGATGCAACAAAATTGATTAAAAGCATCGCTTAA